The following proteins are co-located in the Streptomyces sp. DT2A-34 genome:
- a CDS encoding amino acid adenylation domain-containing protein, which yields MDADDTGTVGEHEEAPGDGEEYEFPTSDAQARLLVLDHMDPGSPTYHVPAAFAVRGPFDVTAFGRAVDALVARHESLRTVFRTGPDGVPLQIVSATGRAEPRVERDVPSSEVDARMRAEAARPFDVTSGPLLRCTLYAVDDGSHRILLVAHHLVCDGWSLGVLLRELSAGYENETKGLRHTLPELPLQFPDFAAWQRERQAAGEYADSVAHWAGLLRGAPGTVALPLDRPRGAVRSAAGGTERFTLSARLRERLAETAGARGGTPFMAVFAAYAAFVSRLSGSEDLVIGFPVSGRDRPELQDMVGMLTNTLALRVDLSGDPSYHDLIARLRTALLDSQPYQDAPFEAVVNAVAPAREISHDPVVQVMFGYDDDTELTLRLAGAEVERVHVPLDTAKFDFHLQVERWGEDLAAYLIHRSALFESETVRRWVRCFETLLEGLLDSPEAPVSAIDMLPPDEHEWLVTQGTAAPPRGAGLYQYAAPPRGATSHNKPADARRHSVAPPAAHLVPDLVADRAAEQPEATALVCGDLRLTYRELLKRADTLAAHLQARGVRRGDRVGLLLPRGADMGVAALAVLRAGGAYVPLDPAHPAARLAYMVNNSGTSLLLTAEGTTGLTTTDVPELRVDETTDEVPPPAPVACAPHDLAYVLYTSGSTGVPKGVAVEHRALLNLAVNVRPVFPVTETDRVLQFVSFGFDVAVSDLFFPWVAGAELHIAREDERLGEALQARLRDSRITYVFLPPSAAMTLPRAPGALPELRTLAVGGEACPAELVERLAEEGRRIVNAYGPSEATVYSTTADLRPGEPVVIGNAVPGTRAYVLDRRLRPVPVGVTGELYVAGASLARGYFGRPGMTAERFVADPYGPPGSRMYRTGDLCRIDAHGVLHYLGRGDSQVKLRGYRIELGEIEALLAGHPDVTVAAAAVRGEGAEQRLVAYVVGKGAETGPDTDTGPSDKALRALLTRRLPGYMVPEVFVRLPDLPLNRSGKIDRARLPEPPSSRPELTESYAAPSTEAERRVARVWQRVLTLDRVGVHDNFFDLGGNSVRLLAVLAALQEHPEYRDLTLIDLFRHPTVAAVAAHLDRSAEEPARHEEAARRGGDRRQRQAAMQKLRSRKGTTR from the coding sequence ATGGACGCTGACGACACAGGGACCGTCGGGGAGCACGAGGAGGCTCCCGGCGATGGCGAGGAGTACGAGTTCCCGACCTCGGACGCGCAGGCCCGGCTGCTCGTCCTGGACCACATGGACCCGGGCAGCCCGACCTACCACGTGCCGGCCGCGTTCGCCGTGCGCGGGCCGTTCGACGTGACCGCCTTCGGCCGGGCCGTGGACGCGCTCGTCGCCCGGCACGAGTCGCTGCGCACGGTGTTCCGCACCGGCCCCGACGGGGTGCCGCTGCAGATCGTGTCCGCCACGGGGAGGGCCGAGCCGCGCGTGGAGCGCGACGTACCCTCGTCCGAGGTGGACGCGCGGATGCGCGCGGAGGCCGCCCGCCCCTTCGACGTGACGTCCGGCCCGCTGCTGCGCTGCACGCTGTACGCCGTGGACGACGGCAGCCACCGCATCCTGCTCGTCGCCCACCACCTGGTCTGCGACGGCTGGTCGCTGGGCGTGCTGCTGCGCGAGCTGTCGGCCGGGTACGAGAACGAGACCAAGGGCCTGCGCCACACGCTGCCCGAACTCCCGCTGCAGTTCCCGGACTTCGCGGCCTGGCAGCGGGAGCGGCAGGCGGCGGGCGAGTACGCCGACTCGGTCGCGCACTGGGCCGGGCTGCTGCGCGGGGCTCCCGGGACGGTCGCGCTGCCGCTGGACCGGCCGCGTGGGGCGGTCCGTTCGGCGGCGGGCGGCACCGAACGCTTCACGCTGTCGGCCCGGCTCCGTGAACGGCTCGCCGAGACGGCCGGAGCACGCGGCGGTACGCCGTTCATGGCGGTGTTCGCCGCGTACGCCGCGTTCGTGAGCCGGCTGTCGGGCTCCGAGGACCTGGTGATCGGCTTCCCCGTCTCCGGCCGGGACCGCCCCGAACTCCAGGACATGGTCGGCATGCTGACCAACACCCTGGCCCTGCGCGTCGACCTGTCCGGCGACCCCTCGTACCACGACCTCATCGCCCGTCTGCGCACCGCGCTGCTGGACTCCCAGCCGTACCAGGACGCCCCCTTCGAGGCGGTCGTGAACGCGGTCGCCCCGGCCCGCGAGATCAGCCACGACCCGGTCGTCCAGGTGATGTTCGGCTACGACGACGACACCGAGCTGACGCTGCGGCTGGCCGGCGCCGAGGTCGAGCGGGTCCATGTACCGCTGGACACCGCGAAGTTCGACTTCCATCTCCAGGTGGAGCGGTGGGGCGAGGATCTCGCCGCGTACCTGATCCACCGCAGCGCCCTGTTCGAGTCGGAGACGGTACGGCGGTGGGTGCGGTGCTTCGAGACACTGCTGGAGGGGCTGCTGGACAGCCCGGAGGCCCCGGTGTCGGCCATCGACATGCTCCCGCCGGACGAACACGAGTGGCTCGTGACCCAGGGCACGGCAGCGCCCCCCAGGGGCGCGGGGCTGTATCAATATGCGGCTCCGCCGCGGGGCGCGACCAGCCACAACAAACCCGCAGACGCCCGACGACACAGTGTGGCACCCCCTGCGGCGCACTTGGTACCCGATCTCGTGGCGGACCGAGCCGCCGAACAACCGGAAGCCACCGCCCTGGTCTGCGGCGACCTGCGCCTCACATACCGCGAACTACTGAAGCGCGCCGACACCCTCGCAGCCCACCTACAGGCACGCGGCGTCCGACGCGGAGACCGGGTCGGCCTGCTCCTACCCCGCGGCGCCGACATGGGCGTCGCCGCCCTCGCGGTGCTGCGTGCGGGCGGCGCCTACGTACCCCTGGACCCGGCGCATCCGGCCGCCCGCCTGGCCTACATGGTGAACAACTCGGGCACGTCCCTGCTCCTGACGGCAGAAGGGACGACAGGCCTGACGACGACGGACGTCCCGGAACTACGCGTGGACGAGACCACGGACGAGGTGCCTCCGCCCGCCCCCGTGGCATGCGCCCCCCACGACCTCGCCTACGTCCTCTACACCTCCGGCTCCACCGGCGTCCCCAAGGGCGTCGCCGTCGAGCACCGCGCCCTGCTCAACCTCGCCGTGAACGTCCGCCCCGTGTTCCCGGTGACCGAGACGGACCGCGTCCTGCAGTTCGTGTCGTTCGGCTTCGACGTGGCCGTGTCCGACCTGTTCTTCCCCTGGGTCGCGGGCGCGGAGCTGCACATCGCGCGGGAGGACGAGCGGCTGGGCGAGGCGCTCCAGGCGCGGTTGCGGGACTCCCGCATCACCTACGTGTTCCTGCCGCCGTCCGCCGCGATGACCCTGCCCCGCGCCCCGGGCGCCCTGCCCGAGCTGCGCACGCTCGCGGTCGGCGGCGAGGCCTGCCCGGCCGAACTGGTCGAGCGGCTCGCCGAGGAGGGCCGCCGGATCGTCAACGCGTACGGCCCCAGCGAGGCCACGGTGTACTCCACCACCGCCGATCTGCGCCCGGGCGAACCGGTGGTGATCGGCAACGCCGTCCCCGGCACCCGCGCCTACGTCCTGGACCGGCGCCTGCGCCCCGTCCCGGTCGGCGTGACGGGCGAGCTCTACGTCGCCGGCGCCTCTCTGGCCCGCGGCTACTTCGGCCGGCCCGGCATGACCGCCGAGCGCTTCGTCGCCGACCCGTACGGGCCGCCCGGCAGCCGGATGTACCGCACCGGGGACCTGTGCCGCATCGACGCGCACGGCGTGCTGCACTATCTCGGCCGCGGCGACTCCCAGGTGAAGCTACGCGGCTACCGCATCGAACTGGGCGAGATCGAGGCGCTGTTGGCGGGCCATCCCGACGTCACGGTCGCCGCGGCGGCGGTACGCGGGGAGGGGGCCGAGCAGCGGCTCGTGGCGTATGTGGTCGGGAAGGGCGCCGAGACGGGCCCGGACACGGACACGGGCCCCTCGGACAAGGCCCTGCGCGCCCTCCTCACCCGACGGCTCCCCGGCTACATGGTCCCGGAGGTCTTCGTACGCCTGCCGGACCTGCCCCTGAACCGCTCCGGAAAGATCGACCGGGCCCGGCTGCCCGAACCCCCCTCGTCGCGCCCCGAGTTGACGGAGTCGTACGCCGCCCCGAGCACCGAGGCCGAGCGACGCGTGGCCCGGGTCTGGCAGCGGGTGCTGACCCTGGACCGGGTCGGCGTCCACGACAACTTCTTCGACCTGGGCGGCAATTCGGTACGGCTGCTGGCCGTGCTGGCGGCGCTCCAGGAACACCCGGAGTACCGGGACCTCACCCTGATCGACCTCTTCCGGCACCCGACGGTCGCCGCCGTGGCGGCCCATCTCGACCGCTCGGCCGAGGAGCCCGCACGCCACGAGGAGGCGGCCCGGCGCGGCGGCGATCGCCGGCAACGCCAGGCAGCCATGCAGAAACTCCGTTCCAGGAAAGGCACGACGCGATGA
- a CDS encoding type I polyketide synthase, translated as MTTEEAAPHDLESAVAVVGMSGRFPGAPDLDTYWANLRDGVCTLSTFTEKELLADGADAAELSSPAYVRAQGRLPDADRFEADLFGFNRTEAAALDPQHRVLLETAWSALEDAGRAPLTAPSAAAAAGPPRTGVYVGGSPTEHALAAGTDPALAASIGALQVRILTDREFLAPWISYRLGLEGPSMTVQTACSTSLTAVHLAVQALLLGECDMALAGGVAIGSVRKQGYVHYQGGIFSPDGRCRPFDEKAAGTVPGSGVGVLVLRRLQDALADGDPVRAVIRGTAVTNDGSGKVGFTAPGVDRQSAAITEAWAAAGLEPSAAQYVEAHGTGTELGDRIELEAASAAFAGGAGIGLGSVKSNIGHADAAAGAAALIKTILMLEHATLAPTVDVTSPVAALRGSPLRLVTETEEWPSRAGLPRLAGVTSVGIGGTNVHVVVQEAPARPAPADDAVRPLVLPLSARTEPQLAAAAERLASALRTPDAPSLAAVAHTLRTGRVPMPVRAYVVAGTRGEAADRLTALAEGRRDTTTDPLGEAWLKGEQVTWPALDGDVRRARIPTYPFAGESYGALTLIGPAAQEPRVEAAPGATAPAPQDELGDKVTELVIEALDLNSAADLAQTYFEAGGDSLTAVHLAGRLRDELGIDVPIQLFLEPITLKDMTISICEMKRNGGEDGALDALLAEFEAES; from the coding sequence ATGACGACCGAGGAAGCCGCACCGCACGACCTTGAGTCCGCGGTGGCCGTCGTGGGGATGAGCGGACGCTTCCCCGGCGCCCCCGACCTCGACACGTACTGGGCCAACCTGCGCGACGGTGTCTGCACCCTCTCCACCTTCACCGAGAAGGAGCTGCTGGCCGACGGAGCGGACGCGGCGGAGCTGAGCAGTCCCGCGTACGTCCGCGCCCAGGGCCGCCTCCCCGACGCCGACCGCTTCGAGGCGGACCTCTTCGGCTTCAACCGCACGGAGGCGGCGGCGCTGGACCCGCAGCACCGCGTGCTGCTGGAGACGGCGTGGTCCGCCCTGGAGGACGCGGGACGCGCCCCGCTGACTGCACCATCTGCCGCTGCCGCGGCGGGCCCGCCTCGCACCGGCGTGTACGTGGGCGGCAGCCCCACGGAACACGCGCTGGCGGCGGGCACCGACCCGGCGCTCGCGGCGTCGATCGGGGCCCTGCAGGTCCGTATCCTCACCGACCGCGAGTTCCTGGCGCCCTGGATCTCCTACCGGCTGGGCCTGGAGGGCCCCAGCATGACGGTCCAGACGGCCTGCTCGACGTCGCTGACGGCGGTCCACCTGGCCGTCCAGGCGCTCCTCCTCGGCGAGTGCGACATGGCCCTCGCGGGCGGCGTGGCCATCGGCAGCGTGCGCAAGCAGGGCTACGTCCACTATCAGGGCGGGATCTTCTCCCCCGACGGCCGTTGCCGCCCCTTCGACGAGAAGGCGGCCGGCACGGTGCCCGGCAGCGGCGTGGGCGTGCTGGTGCTGCGCCGGCTTCAGGACGCGCTGGCCGACGGTGACCCGGTGCGCGCGGTGATCCGGGGTACGGCGGTCACCAACGACGGTTCCGGCAAGGTCGGTTTCACCGCTCCGGGGGTGGACCGGCAGTCGGCCGCGATCACGGAGGCGTGGGCGGCGGCGGGCCTGGAGCCGTCGGCGGCGCAGTACGTGGAGGCACACGGGACGGGGACCGAACTCGGGGACCGGATCGAGCTGGAGGCGGCGAGCGCGGCCTTCGCGGGCGGGGCGGGCATCGGCCTCGGCTCGGTGAAGTCGAACATCGGGCACGCGGACGCGGCGGCCGGGGCGGCGGCGCTGATCAAGACGATCCTGATGCTGGAGCACGCGACGCTGGCCCCGACGGTGGACGTCACGAGCCCGGTCGCCGCCCTGCGGGGGTCACCGCTGCGGCTGGTGACCGAGACCGAGGAGTGGCCGAGCCGTGCGGGCCTGCCCCGGCTGGCGGGCGTGACGTCGGTGGGCATCGGCGGCACGAACGTGCATGTGGTGGTGCAGGAGGCACCGGCGCGACCGGCTCCGGCGGACGACGCCGTACGACCGCTGGTCCTGCCGCTGTCGGCCCGGACCGAGCCGCAACTGGCCGCCGCGGCGGAGCGGTTGGCCTCGGCGCTGCGCACGCCGGACGCCCCCTCCTTGGCCGCCGTCGCGCACACCCTGCGCACGGGCCGGGTCCCGATGCCCGTACGCGCCTATGTCGTGGCCGGCACACGAGGGGAGGCGGCCGACAGGCTCACGGCATTGGCCGAGGGCCGCCGGGACACGACGACCGACCCTCTCGGCGAGGCCTGGCTGAAGGGTGAGCAGGTCACGTGGCCGGCCCTGGACGGCGACGTACGGCGCGCGCGGATCCCGACGTACCCGTTCGCGGGCGAGAGCTACGGCGCGCTGACGCTGATCGGGCCCGCGGCGCAGGAGCCGCGGGTGGAGGCGGCGCCCGGCGCCACGGCACCCGCCCCGCAGGACGAACTCGGGGACAAAGTGACCGAGCTGGTGATCGAGGCGCTGGATCTGAACAGTGCCGCCGATCTCGCGCAGACGTACTTCGAGGCGGGCGGCGACTCACTGACGGCCGTTCACCTCGCCGGCAGGCTCCGC